From a single Nitrospiria bacterium genomic region:
- a CDS encoding ion transporter: protein MVIKRKSKNKREVKEKTRFKRFIKDILTHTPIVKMIVLLILLWMIFSAGMYLSEHNIKGGTINTYGEALYWGVAAFSTAGIANMPKSNIAQVVGGLWIVIGSVLFFGTIVATVTTYFMRPMQRPGKRIIDTIEYNLEQLDDLTIEELDLLKETVDTLIVHVEKLKEKQM, encoded by the coding sequence ATGGTTATAAAACGAAAATCAAAAAATAAGCGGGAAGTAAAGGAAAAAACACGATTTAAGAGGTTTATTAAAGATATCTTAACACATACCCCAATCGTAAAGATGATAGTTTTGTTGATTTTATTATGGATGATATTCTCAGCTGGAATGTACCTATCGGAACATAATATTAAAGGAGGAACGATAAATACGTATGGAGAGGCTTTGTATTGGGGAGTAGCTGCTTTCTCAACAGCCGGTATAGCCAATATGCCAAAGTCTAATATTGCTCAGGTGGTTGGTGGTTTATGGATTGTTATAGGTTCTGTGCTTTTTTTTGGAACCATAGTAGCAACTGTAACAACTTATTTTATGCGACCAATGCAACGTCCTGGAAAAAGGATAATCGATACTATTGAGTACAATCTCGAACAATTAGATGATCTAACAATCGAAGAACTCGATTTGCTGAAAGAAACAGTTGATACACTTATAGTTCATGTTGAGAAATTGAAGGAAAAGCAAATGTAA
- a CDS encoding SRPBCC domain-containing protein: MKKLILIIFFSLILTSCLFLWTEGKNMREIRTEIEIAAPPTKVWSILTDFDNWKNWNPIVTQASGAPSLGSELSVTMCGKDGKDAQKYMPIITDFEEPKFFRWRAKMMAEFLFTNDKVFELEETGSGTRLIHKELFSGMMVPLMWSFFDKGVPPMLKSMNDALKKLAEKSSD, translated from the coding sequence ATGAAAAAGCTGATTTTGATTATTTTTTTTTCCCTCATTTTAACCTCCTGCCTCTTTTTGTGGACGGAAGGAAAAAATATGCGAGAAATTCGAACCGAAATTGAAATAGCTGCTCCACCCACCAAAGTGTGGAGCATCCTCACTGATTTTGATAACTGGAAAAATTGGAATCCAATTGTCACTCAGGCAAGTGGAGCCCCATCTCTTGGGTCTGAGCTTAGTGTTACTATGTGTGGCAAAGATGGCAAAGACGCACAGAAATATATGCCCATCATAACGGACTTCGAAGAGCCCAAGTTTTTTCGTTGGCGGGCTAAAATGATGGCTGAATTTTTATTTACCAATGACAAAGTCTTTGAGCTTGAAGAAACGGGTTCTGGCACTCGGTTAATTCATAAAGAACTGTTCAGTGGGATGATGGTGCCATTGATGTGGAGTTTCTTCGATAAAGGTGTCCCCCCAATGTTAAAATCTATGAACGACGCCTTGAAGAAATTAGCTGAGAAGAGTTCAGATTAA
- a CDS encoding class I SAM-dependent methyltransferase produces MKSSSRHWNAIFSETEDSELGWYEKDASQTLELLNHIPNWENSTIFLPGIGTSVLIEELLSKGVKLILNDISIEALNRVKSRLGDKCKEINWICQDIPRPIQNAIPDFDIWIDRAVLHFLTDEEDIKGYFENVKSTLKVDGYAIFAEFSKTGVPKCAGLTLHRYSIEEISKYLGSSFKIVSHFDYTYINPFGDPRPYVYALYKREN; encoded by the coding sequence ATGAAATCAAGTAGTAGACATTGGAATGCAATTTTTTCAGAAACAGAAGATTCAGAATTAGGATGGTATGAAAAGGACGCATCCCAAACATTGGAATTATTGAATCATATTCCAAACTGGGAAAATTCCACAATTTTTCTCCCGGGAATAGGAACTTCAGTTTTGATAGAAGAACTTCTATCCAAGGGCGTAAAATTAATTCTTAATGATATCAGTATTGAGGCTCTAAACCGGGTCAAGAGCAGGTTGGGTGACAAATGCAAAGAAATTAATTGGATTTGCCAAGACATCCCCCGACCAATCCAAAATGCAATACCAGATTTTGATATATGGATTGATAGGGCAGTTTTACATTTTCTAACCGATGAAGAAGATATAAAAGGATACTTCGAGAATGTAAAGTCAACATTAAAAGTAGATGGCTATGCCATATTTGCCGAATTTTCAAAAACAGGTGTACCCAAATGTGCGGGCCTAACACTTCATCGATATTCTATCGAAGAAATATCCAAATACCTGGGCTCATCATTCAAGATTGTTTCACATTTTGACTATACATATATAAACCCATTTGGTGATCCAAGACCATATGTTTATGCTCTTTACAAAAGAGAAAATTAA